A single region of the Halorussus gelatinilyticus genome encodes:
- a CDS encoding glycosyltransferase, with translation MNQGPFSNPVIIHDPFDIHGGSQEYISHLAETIEAPVYTLTNETNLDENIEMNSFGSTLTTKLDSIPALGEVVRIVEYENFHVPEEHDVVITSGTFGQSVIHHPEQHRIHLLHTPTRWLFDLAPGKFNDSIYIPKIAKYLYQSARRVHEISTISRIDEFIVNSEIIENRLKSYYQRDATDIIYPPIQVDKYYNKDPKGFLLYLGRITPAKGIKQIISAVSDSDYLLKVAGSGPLENPLRRSSGDNIEFLGFVSEEKKHELLATCDGLIFNSKHEDFGIVPIEAFASGKPVIGVNEGFTKFQIEDGKNGILYDRGVENLQQGIQEMYTKDWDINQIQSSVKPYSIEKFENDWKRLISRND, from the coding sequence ATGAACCAAGGACCATTCTCAAATCCTGTTATTATCCATGATCCATTTGATATTCATGGAGGATCACAGGAGTACATTTCACATCTCGCAGAAACAATTGAGGCACCAGTCTACACCCTAACAAACGAGACCAACCTAGATGAAAATATAGAAATGAACTCATTTGGATCAACCCTAACTACAAAATTGGATTCAATTCCCGCATTAGGTGAGGTAGTACGAATTGTTGAATACGAAAATTTCCACGTGCCCGAAGAACATGACGTAGTTATAACATCGGGAACTTTTGGACAGTCTGTCATACATCATCCAGAGCAGCACCGAATTCACCTCTTACATACGCCAACCCGTTGGTTATTTGATTTAGCTCCTGGGAAGTTTAATGATAGTATATATATTCCAAAAATTGCTAAATATTTGTACCAATCAGCTAGAAGAGTACATGAGATATCAACTATAAGCAGAATAGATGAATTTATAGTGAATTCTGAAATCATCGAAAATCGACTCAAATCATATTATCAACGAGATGCGACCGATATTATCTACCCCCCAATCCAGGTAGATAAATATTATAACAAGGACCCCAAAGGATTCCTGTTATACTTAGGGCGAATTACACCAGCTAAAGGAATCAAGCAGATTATTAGCGCCGTGTCGGATTCAGATTATTTACTCAAGGTTGCCGGGAGTGGACCACTAGAAAACCCCCTACGTCGGAGTTCAGGCGACAACATAGAGTTTCTAGGGTTCGTCTCTGAGGAAAAAAAACACGAGCTGCTGGCGACCTGTGACGGTTTGATATTCAACTCTAAGCACGAAGATTTTGGGATTGTACCAATAGAAGCATTCGCAAGTGGGAAGCCAGTAATAGGAGTTAACGAGGGGTTTACAAAATTCCAAATCGAAGACGGGAAAAATGGAATACTATATGACCGGGGAGTAGAGAACCTCCAACAAGGAATACAAGAAATGTATACGAAAGATTGGGATATAAACCAGATTCAATCAAGCGTGAAACCGTATAGTATAGAAAAATTCGAAAATGACTGGAAGAGGTTGATTTCGCGCAATGACTGA
- a CDS encoding oligosaccharide flippase family protein, translating to MTEDKRSSGNFIRDFSFYSLADAIPSLVGFIALITVTHIFSTTEYGKYTLTIAFVTILSTALFDWLRQSILRFESSSEDITPTSLSLLVVLTSLIGLGGIVGYYVLKPQLGNYAPFYVAGVIALIGMGLFKVLSSIFQARLQSGHVLRFKTLNGTLRHGLGVILSIYVFGTTVGWIWGAAVGSIVSVIGILSQLSSLRLSFNPDIARKLARYGVPMIGWLFGLTLLNFIDRVLIETLQGTAAVGIYSANYMLVQTGLPLVLTPIIEASHPVIMERWNGDNEKTVSKLISEYSRYYLILGVPAAIFAGAISQPLSFLVLGEEYQVGFVVIPIISASLFFWNFSMIGHKGLEIHDRTSIMTTGIVLSVVVNIILNFMLIPDFGYVGASFATLFSSAIYMVFSYFMSLKTVKWRTPTTTILRVGASAVAMTFICILSYIITTTEIVIPTLAAICGFIIYATLLTILGEIQEEDMQIFKTVPFISYNTIYSTWKILQITE from the coding sequence ATGACTGAGGACAAAAGATCCTCAGGAAACTTTATACGGGATTTTAGCTTTTATTCGCTGGCCGACGCTATTCCAAGCCTTGTTGGATTTATTGCGTTAATCACTGTAACACATATATTTAGCACCACAGAATATGGGAAATATACCTTAACGATAGCGTTTGTGACAATCTTATCGACTGCCCTATTTGACTGGCTCAGACAGTCTATCCTTCGATTCGAATCCAGTTCAGAAGACATAACCCCAACATCTCTATCTTTGCTGGTAGTTTTAACTTCCTTAATTGGACTTGGAGGTATTGTAGGGTACTATGTTTTAAAGCCTCAATTAGGGAACTATGCACCATTCTACGTTGCTGGTGTGATCGCACTGATTGGAATGGGATTATTTAAGGTTTTGAGCTCTATATTCCAAGCTCGCTTGCAGTCCGGCCATGTTCTCCGTTTCAAAACACTAAACGGAACCCTTCGGCATGGTTTAGGAGTTATTCTATCCATCTATGTATTCGGGACAACTGTGGGATGGATATGGGGTGCTGCAGTTGGAAGTATAGTATCGGTTATTGGTATTTTATCTCAGCTCTCCTCCCTCCGATTATCATTTAATCCTGATATTGCCCGTAAATTAGCCAGATATGGCGTCCCTATGATTGGATGGTTATTTGGATTAACACTTCTTAACTTTATAGATCGAGTATTGATTGAGACACTTCAAGGAACTGCGGCAGTTGGTATATATTCCGCTAATTATATGCTAGTTCAGACTGGCTTGCCACTTGTTCTAACCCCTATAATTGAAGCTTCTCATCCCGTAATTATGGAAAGATGGAACGGGGATAATGAAAAGACGGTGTCAAAATTGATATCAGAGTATAGCCGATATTATCTGATACTAGGGGTACCTGCTGCAATCTTTGCAGGAGCAATTAGTCAACCCTTGAGTTTTCTTGTCTTAGGCGAAGAATATCAGGTTGGATTTGTTGTAATACCGATCATCTCTGCCTCGTTGTTCTTCTGGAATTTCTCAATGATTGGGCACAAAGGACTTGAGATACATGATAGAACTTCGATTATGACTACCGGGATAGTGCTCTCAGTAGTTGTGAATATAATCTTAAACTTTATGCTTATACCAGACTTCGGTTACGTCGGCGCTTCCTTTGCAACTCTATTTAGCTCAGCGATATATATGGTGTTTTCATATTTTATGTCACTCAAAACTGTGAAATGGAGAACACCTACAACAACAATACTTCGAGTGGGAGCCTCCGCAGTAGCTATGACATTCATATGTATTCTGTCATATATTATCACGACTACGGAAATAGTCATTCCGACGCTGGCAGCTATTTGTGGCTTCATCATCTATGCTACCTTACTTACTATTTTGGGGGAAATACAAGAGGAAGATATGCAGATATTCAAAACTGTTCCATTTATCTCATATAATACCATCTATTCAACCTGGAAAATACTCCAAATTACAGAATAG
- a CDS encoding glycosyltransferase family 2 protein, whose product MATQGTRRHDDQTVETAPPDQRPAPADGLLVGEESDVKPALSVVMPTLNEEEGIAECIERITNGIEAFGITTEILISDSSTDRTPEIAREMGARVVEPDKGGYGYAYRYAFKRTRGDYIAIGDADTTYDFEDLPRLLEPVVHGDADMVMGSRLEGEIKPGAMPKLHQYVGNPLLTKFLNVFYGAGVSDAHSGFRVMSKEALETLDCTTTGMEFASEMIMEAGAKDLTIEEVPITYHEREGEATLESFRDGWRHVRFMLENAPGYLFSVPAVLTLALGLLTMGLSLTGVEVSGVTFGSYTMIAGSLFTIASYQLGSLAIFSAVAGNPIRKPQDPITEWVLENFKLEHGATLGVVIFAAGTLHTGYLAYTWVTSGFTQLPVIATNLVAFTALVLGLQTIFYSFFLSIIASNE is encoded by the coding sequence ATGGCAACACAAGGCACGCGACGACACGACGACCAGACAGTAGAGACCGCCCCACCCGACCAGCGACCGGCCCCAGCAGACGGGCTGCTCGTCGGCGAAGAGAGTGACGTCAAACCCGCATTGAGCGTGGTGATGCCGACGCTCAACGAGGAGGAGGGGATTGCCGAATGTATCGAGCGCATCACGAATGGGATCGAAGCGTTCGGCATCACCACCGAGATTCTTATCAGCGACAGTTCGACCGACCGCACGCCCGAGATCGCCCGTGAGATGGGGGCTCGGGTCGTCGAACCCGATAAGGGAGGTTACGGCTATGCGTATCGCTACGCGTTCAAGCGGACGCGCGGCGATTATATCGCGATTGGGGATGCCGACACCACCTATGATTTCGAGGACCTTCCGCGATTGCTTGAGCCGGTGGTGCATGGCGATGCGGATATGGTGATGGGCAGCCGTCTTGAGGGCGAGATCAAACCTGGGGCGATGCCCAAACTCCACCAATATGTTGGAAATCCGTTGTTGACCAAGTTCCTAAACGTCTTCTACGGGGCTGGTGTGTCGGACGCCCACAGTGGCTTTCGGGTAATGAGCAAGGAGGCACTTGAGACATTGGACTGTACGACGACGGGCATGGAGTTCGCTAGCGAGATGATCATGGAGGCCGGGGCGAAGGATCTGACGATTGAAGAGGTCCCGATTACGTACCACGAACGCGAAGGTGAAGCGACGCTCGAGAGTTTCCGGGATGGCTGGCGCCACGTCCGGTTCATGCTCGAGAACGCGCCGGGGTATCTCTTCTCAGTGCCCGCAGTACTGACGCTTGCTCTTGGGTTGCTGACTATGGGTCTTTCCTTGACCGGAGTCGAGGTGAGTGGAGTGACGTTTGGCAGTTACACGATGATTGCCGGGAGTCTCTTCACAATTGCTAGTTACCAACTCGGCAGTCTTGCCATCTTTAGTGCAGTGGCTGGAAATCCAATTCGAAAACCCCAGGACCCAATCACAGAGTGGGTACTTGAGAACTTCAAGCTCGAGCATGGTGCAACACTGGGGGTAGTTATATTCGCTGCTGGTACGCTTCACACGGGCTACCTCGCATACACCTGGGTGACGAGTGGCTTCACGCAGTTGCCGGTGATTGCCACTAATCTCGTGGCCTTTACGGCACTCGTTCTCGGACTTCAAACGATCTTCTACTCGTTCTTCCTCAGTATTATCGCTAGCAACGAGTAG
- a CDS encoding NAD-dependent epimerase/dehydratase family protein → MVENKRVLVTGGGGFIGSNLANYLAESNDVIAVDNGYLGTPENLEDGVQFRNRSVVEDDLPTDVDVVFHLAALSSYAMHEEDPTKGARVNIEGFVNVVEQARQDGCDTVVYASTSSIYGNRTEPSPEEMDVEVRTGYEASKLAREQYGEYFANHYDMHMAGMRFFSVYQGYGGAEEHKGEYANIIAQFADDMASGESPAIYGDGTQTRDFTYVTDIVRGLELAADHQLTGTYNLGTGESYDFNTVVDMLNTELGTNIDPEYVENPIPDDVYVHDTMADTTKMQAATGWEPEISFEEGIKLVCTSYQ, encoded by the coding sequence ATGGTAGAAAACAAGCGAGTGCTTGTGACCGGTGGTGGTGGATTTATTGGATCGAACCTCGCAAATTACTTAGCCGAATCAAACGATGTCATCGCAGTCGACAACGGCTATCTCGGCACTCCAGAAAATCTTGAAGACGGTGTCCAGTTCCGCAACCGGAGTGTCGTTGAAGACGACCTTCCCACTGATGTAGACGTGGTGTTCCACCTCGCGGCGCTCTCCTCATATGCAATGCACGAGGAAGACCCGACGAAAGGTGCTCGCGTGAACATTGAGGGATTCGTGAATGTTGTCGAACAAGCCCGTCAGGATGGTTGCGACACCGTGGTGTACGCATCGACCTCCTCGATTTACGGGAATCGAACCGAACCGTCGCCTGAAGAGATGGATGTTGAAGTCCGGACGGGCTATGAGGCGTCGAAGCTCGCCCGCGAACAGTACGGCGAGTATTTCGCCAACCACTATGATATGCACATGGCGGGGATGCGCTTTTTCTCGGTCTATCAGGGCTACGGTGGTGCAGAAGAGCACAAAGGCGAGTACGCCAACATCATCGCACAGTTTGCTGATGATATGGCGAGTGGTGAGTCGCCGGCAATTTACGGTGACGGCACCCAGACGCGGGACTTTACTTACGTCACGGATATCGTCCGTGGATTGGAACTCGCAGCTGACCACCAGTTAACTGGCACCTACAATCTGGGGACGGGCGAGAGCTATGACTTCAACACCGTCGTCGACATGCTCAATACCGAACTCGGAACGAACATTGACCCTGAGTACGTCGAGAACCCGATTCCGGACGACGTCTACGTGCACGACACGATGGCCGATACGACCAAGATGCAGGCGGCCACTGGCTGGGAGCCCGAAATTAGCTTTGAAGAAGGAATCAAGCTGGTGTGCACATCGTATCAGTAA
- a CDS encoding tyrosine-type recombinase/integrase codes for MNRRMDALADIASMDREKLYPHCLRATAATFYAFRGLNVVPLQSLMGWADMATAQKYIRLSGGATAQALNAVHGD; via the coding sequence ATGAACCGTCGAATGGACGCTCTGGCCGACATCGCGAGCATGGATCGCGAAAAACTATACCCACACTGCTTGAGAGCTACTGCCGCGACGTTTTACGCTTTTCGAGGACTGAACGTCGTGCCACTACAGTCTTTGATGGGTTGGGCGGATATGGCGACTGCGCAAAAGTACATCCGTCTCTCAGGTGGTGCGACCGCTCAAGCATTGAACGCCGTTCACGGAGACTAA
- a CDS encoding DUF4129 domain-containing protein, whose amino-acid sequence MLPTRVRTSLLSLLILIVLTTGVSGQALGVSSSTENAVLDESSKVDVKDAPRTLIAWQATANNSSTVQHENPSDVKNDGNTGALQQWFASRLRSQLGNSSVNLSQGEYETARAVLGEDYNQTLERYSDLAERTESTEDDEVAKQLQNTTSEHREYLSSLERYRQTQEAYREAKQRGNETRAQRLARELEQLHSQINQTGTNLTRSYETIANSTGSNFTSVQRSVSESEQNVSTQQTVIRQTEFTQTNITIKRATTNVSFRKPLVITGRLQSANGTALENQTIAVELGPQVVQTNTTANGSFTVTVRPTRSQRGPQSVTVHYLPANVSKYLGSTTTTQINVSAVPARITLTQLPDETRFNQNISITGRVTIANVSNSPKAVPVRVILGATYLGTTQTNSTGVFTLDTSIPAAVSPGTQEIRLSLPLENQSLKTSNTTAQLRIVETPTTLSLTAIEQASNRVRLSGKLTTDTGVAIANQTLSVQLNGRTVTTVLTNESGGYSTLVNTSTVFGGTADSALNATMVFDGTGNLEQTTARRAIQVESAEGGNGLPVSPLILGTGLLGIGVIGVLAFRSYTGDAQSESTASEQAESGSVASTASGESDSVVSVSETLAEQASSQLTAENYSEAVQLAYQSVRHQIAGNTETFEASPAQTHWEFYRAYHDHGDTQLLHSTELKSLTELYERARFTTGQIDDEHAQTVVQQATTILSEKSKATSESKRRSASLR is encoded by the coding sequence ATGCTTCCGACCAGGGTTCGCACATCGCTTCTTTCTCTGCTTATCCTTATTGTACTCACTACGGGCGTGTCGGGACAAGCACTTGGCGTAAGTTCGTCCACCGAAAATGCGGTCCTGGATGAGTCGTCTAAAGTTGACGTGAAAGACGCTCCACGCACTCTAATTGCTTGGCAAGCCACCGCCAACAATTCATCTACCGTCCAACACGAGAACCCCTCTGATGTCAAAAACGACGGTAATACGGGCGCTCTTCAACAGTGGTTTGCCAGTCGCCTGCGCTCACAACTCGGGAATAGCAGTGTCAACCTAAGTCAGGGAGAATACGAAACAGCGCGTGCAGTACTCGGCGAAGACTACAATCAAACGCTCGAACGATATAGTGACCTCGCTGAACGAACTGAAAGCACTGAAGACGACGAGGTCGCAAAACAGCTTCAGAATACGACTTCAGAACATCGAGAGTATTTATCCTCCCTTGAGCGGTACCGCCAGACCCAAGAAGCATATCGCGAAGCCAAACAGCGTGGGAACGAGACACGCGCCCAACGACTTGCGCGGGAACTCGAGCAACTCCATAGCCAAATCAATCAAACTGGAACGAATCTCACTCGATCATATGAGACCATCGCGAACTCTACTGGCTCGAACTTTACCTCAGTACAACGCTCGGTCTCCGAGTCTGAGCAGAACGTCTCGACCCAACAGACCGTAATTCGACAGACAGAGTTCACCCAGACGAACATCACGATTAAAAGAGCGACAACTAACGTTTCGTTCCGCAAGCCGCTCGTCATCACAGGACGACTCCAATCAGCTAACGGCACTGCCCTCGAGAACCAGACTATCGCTGTTGAACTCGGCCCTCAAGTAGTGCAAACGAATACGACGGCCAACGGGTCATTTACCGTTACGGTACGTCCCACACGCTCTCAGCGCGGCCCACAGTCGGTTACTGTGCACTACCTTCCAGCGAACGTCTCTAAATATCTTGGATCGACGACCACCACTCAAATCAATGTAAGCGCAGTACCTGCCAGAATAACGCTTACCCAGCTGCCAGATGAAACACGGTTCAATCAGAATATCTCGATTACGGGTCGTGTGACCATCGCGAACGTCTCTAATAGTCCGAAAGCAGTTCCAGTTCGAGTTATACTCGGGGCAACATATCTCGGAACAACCCAGACAAATTCGACTGGCGTATTCACCCTCGATACGTCGATTCCTGCCGCAGTATCGCCAGGAACCCAAGAAATCCGGCTCTCACTCCCGCTTGAGAACCAGTCGCTCAAAACATCGAATACAACTGCGCAACTCCGTATCGTCGAAACACCGACTACACTCTCGTTGACTGCTATTGAGCAGGCCTCGAATCGCGTTCGTCTTTCTGGCAAGCTCACGACGGATACAGGAGTAGCAATCGCCAATCAAACACTTTCGGTTCAGCTCAATGGTCGGACGGTCACAACGGTACTGACGAACGAGAGCGGTGGCTATTCTACGCTCGTGAATACCTCCACTGTGTTTGGTGGCACGGCTGACTCCGCACTGAATGCGACAATGGTCTTTGATGGGACAGGGAATCTAGAACAAACTACTGCTCGACGTGCTATCCAAGTTGAGAGTGCGGAAGGAGGGAACGGTCTTCCTGTCTCACCACTCATACTGGGAACTGGCTTACTCGGGATTGGCGTGATTGGAGTCCTTGCATTCCGCAGTTACACTGGCGATGCCCAATCAGAGTCGACAGCAAGTGAGCAAGCAGAGTCCGGATCTGTGGCTTCTACTGCGTCTGGTGAGAGTGACTCGGTAGTATCCGTTAGCGAAACATTAGCCGAACAGGCGTCAAGCCAACTCACAGCCGAAAACTATAGTGAGGCAGTACAGTTAGCCTATCAGTCTGTTCGTCATCAGATTGCTGGAAACACCGAGACGTTCGAAGCGTCGCCAGCCCAGACCCACTGGGAGTTCTATCGAGCATACCACGACCACGGGGACACACAACTGCTTCACTCAACGGAACTGAAGTCGCTCACAGAACTCTACGAACGCGCTCGATTCACCACGGGCCAGATTGACGACGAGCACGCTCAGACCGTGGTCCAGCAAGCGACGACCATACTGTCTGAGAAATCAAAAGCGACGAGCGAATCGAAGCGGCGCTCCGCGAGTCTTCGATGA
- a CDS encoding DUF58 domain-containing protein, whose protein sequence is MQVTYRYWAAAGLASLLAVTAIVFAQPLLVSGAATIGAWLLIQQLQFLRTVRQVNDRLIVTQAVARERILTDDAVPVILEATWSSALELDVDVGIVAELPPGLTHSERSARQLDCDTDTEKVSTTFTVDIPVAGQFELRPPTVTVTDTQGLFRSTFPASTSETPSLTALPRRPRDLHVGQGGDEVVSAFGDHKTGDFGLGLDPGEVREYVPGDTARQIDWKATARSTSPHVREFEQESDRQTVLFFDHRGSMQTGTAGERKLDYLRQVALAFVDNAQRNREPIGMYTVGDDGITTRQPPATKPATYPDLQTTLHDLEPTDSPPETSASATPAPPREVRQTAERLSTRDSAFASRLQPYFEASRTYVQRIASQPLYNTVRTQLTDSQNTISAIILTDDQHRGEIRETVKLARKHRGDVLVFLTPTVLFEPNGLSDVDEAYDEYSDFEAFRRNLTRLESVSAFEIAPGDRLDALLARQAGSNVA, encoded by the coding sequence ATGCAGGTCACGTACCGGTATTGGGCTGCCGCAGGATTGGCAAGCCTTCTTGCTGTGACCGCTATCGTCTTTGCACAGCCACTCTTGGTCAGTGGCGCAGCAACAATCGGTGCGTGGCTTCTCATTCAACAACTCCAATTCCTCAGAACGGTTCGTCAGGTGAATGACCGCCTCATCGTCACGCAAGCAGTTGCTCGCGAACGCATTCTTACCGATGATGCGGTCCCGGTCATCCTTGAAGCAACTTGGTCCTCGGCGCTCGAATTAGACGTCGATGTTGGCATTGTCGCTGAGCTCCCACCAGGACTCACACATTCGGAGCGTTCTGCTCGGCAACTTGACTGTGACACAGACACAGAGAAGGTATCGACGACGTTCACAGTCGATATCCCTGTCGCGGGGCAGTTTGAGCTCCGACCCCCAACTGTCACAGTCACCGATACACAGGGGTTGTTCCGGTCGACGTTCCCTGCCTCAACCTCGGAGACACCGTCTCTCACTGCACTCCCGAGACGACCACGGGACTTACATGTCGGACAGGGCGGTGATGAAGTCGTCTCGGCATTTGGCGATCACAAAACCGGTGACTTTGGACTTGGGCTAGATCCCGGTGAAGTCAGAGAATACGTGCCGGGGGATACAGCACGCCAAATTGACTGGAAGGCAACTGCACGGTCGACAAGCCCGCACGTGCGTGAGTTCGAGCAAGAATCCGACCGACAGACGGTCCTGTTTTTCGATCACCGCGGTTCTATGCAGACTGGCACTGCAGGTGAACGGAAGCTCGATTACCTCAGGCAGGTGGCGCTCGCGTTCGTCGATAACGCCCAACGGAATCGTGAACCAATCGGCATGTACACGGTTGGCGATGACGGTATCACAACTCGCCAACCCCCCGCGACAAAACCAGCGACGTATCCAGACCTGCAGACGACGCTTCACGACCTCGAACCAACAGACTCACCGCCAGAAACGAGTGCGTCTGCGACACCAGCCCCACCACGGGAGGTACGCCAGACTGCCGAGCGCCTCTCTACGAGGGACTCCGCGTTTGCAAGTCGGCTTCAGCCCTACTTTGAGGCATCCCGAACGTATGTCCAGCGGATTGCCTCCCAGCCGCTCTACAATACGGTTCGCACGCAACTCACCGATAGTCAGAACACGATCAGTGCAATCATCCTGACCGACGACCAGCACCGGGGTGAGATTCGTGAAACCGTTAAGCTCGCACGCAAACACCGAGGAGATGTTCTTGTCTTTCTCACCCCGACTGTGCTCTTTGAACCGAATGGATTGAGTGATGTTGACGAGGCGTATGACGAGTATTCGGATTTTGAGGCGTTCCGTCGTAATTTGACTCGGTTAGAGAGTGTGTCGGCATTCGAGATTGCACCGGGTGATCGACTTGATGCATTGCTAGCAAGACAGGCGGGTTCTAACGTAGCTTAA
- a CDS encoding AAA family ATPase: MTKELANPKALYSAVSDEVDSVLIGNEQIIEGLTVALLTRGHVLLEGVPGVAKTTIANLFASATGLDVSRIQMTPDLLPADVTGTSVYREQTGEFSLQRGPIFTNLVVADEINRATPKTQSAFLEAMQEGSVTIEGETLSLPSVFMVIATQNPIEMEGTHGLPEAQRDRFQLKLTVDLPDEESEIALMNRFDGTPELGPNDISAVVSEEDITAARETVTEVYVDESIKSYIREIIAATRESPALEYGASPRATLLFMQTAKARAAIHGRDYVISDDVKALAESVLAHRVALSTDAELSDQSAREIIEEIVETVAAPGGDPEPQSPEATVSSDGGTRVSSGRE, from the coding sequence ATGACGAAAGAACTCGCTAATCCAAAGGCACTCTATTCAGCCGTCTCTGACGAAGTTGATTCTGTTTTAATCGGTAACGAACAGATCATCGAAGGGCTTACCGTTGCGCTGCTTACTCGTGGTCATGTACTCTTAGAAGGTGTCCCTGGGGTTGCGAAAACGACGATTGCGAATCTGTTCGCGTCTGCGACTGGCTTAGACGTGTCACGGATTCAGATGACGCCTGACTTGCTTCCCGCAGACGTCACGGGAACGAGCGTCTATCGTGAGCAAACTGGTGAATTTAGTCTGCAGCGAGGCCCGATCTTCACGAATCTCGTTGTTGCGGACGAGATCAATCGTGCAACGCCAAAGACCCAAAGTGCTTTTCTTGAGGCAATGCAGGAAGGATCAGTGACCATTGAGGGAGAGACACTCTCGTTGCCGTCTGTGTTCATGGTGATTGCAACACAGAACCCGATCGAGATGGAAGGCACGCATGGGCTGCCGGAAGCACAACGTGACCGCTTCCAGCTTAAACTCACTGTCGACCTCCCTGACGAGGAATCGGAAATCGCGTTGATGAATCGATTCGATGGCACTCCCGAACTTGGCCCAAACGACATCTCTGCAGTTGTCTCAGAGGAAGACATCACTGCCGCACGGGAGACAGTTACGGAAGTATACGTAGACGAATCCATTAAATCATATATCCGTGAAATCATCGCGGCGACTCGTGAAAGCCCGGCACTGGAGTACGGTGCATCCCCACGGGCGACGCTTTTGTTCATGCAGACAGCAAAGGCACGCGCGGCGATTCACGGTCGTGATTACGTCATTTCGGATGACGTGAAAGCACTCGCTGAATCCGTGCTCGCCCATCGAGTCGCACTAAGTACTGATGCGGAGTTGAGCGACCAATCTGCTCGAGAAATTATCGAAGAGATAGTGGAGACAGTCGCTGCTCCAGGGGGTGACCCAGAACCACAGTCACCGGAAGCAACGGTGAGTAGCGATGGTGGAACACGAGTTTCGTCTGGTCGAGAGTAG
- a CDS encoding DUF4350 domain-containing protein — MSTKSLVSPKRLLLGFGILTVVTLFVAASTSSAAFGIYNSNWDGTSKLEATATATGATTTIARETTAYGQTPPTETIGVILSPDQPYTAQERQRLYSFVQNGGTLIVAGDYGSHANRLLASLNTEARLDGQPLRDEQSNYRSPAMPVVNNITNRSALKNVSAVTLNHGTAVNPNNSSVLLTTSVYAYLDTNQNETLDSNEAVGSYPVVTSEQIGDGTVVVVGDPSLFINTMLDQSDNRAFARALFTSHQHVILDYSHTSSLPPLAVALLIIRNSALLQFVGGVLSTLAILGVLQTNVIKRLKQRVSGTQSSREGVQVSDNELANCLRAEHPDWDEERIQRVVNARRNEPNRDAGEN, encoded by the coding sequence ATGAGCACTAAGTCACTCGTCTCACCAAAACGGCTTCTCCTCGGCTTCGGGATTCTCACAGTCGTTACTCTCTTCGTCGCTGCAAGTACGTCGAGTGCTGCGTTCGGCATCTACAATAGCAATTGGGACGGGACATCGAAGTTAGAAGCCACTGCAACAGCCACGGGTGCAACAACGACCATTGCTCGTGAGACGACCGCCTACGGCCAGACACCACCAACCGAAACGATCGGGGTGATTCTCTCACCCGACCAACCGTACACAGCGCAGGAACGCCAGCGACTCTATTCCTTCGTCCAGAATGGAGGGACACTCATCGTTGCCGGTGATTACGGCTCACATGCAAACAGACTTCTTGCAAGTCTCAACACAGAGGCTCGCTTGGATGGCCAGCCGCTTCGAGACGAACAGTCCAACTACCGTTCTCCCGCGATGCCGGTCGTGAACAACATCACGAATCGGTCAGCTCTCAAAAACGTTTCAGCAGTGACCCTGAATCACGGGACTGCAGTCAATCCAAACAATTCCTCCGTCCTACTCACCACCTCTGTGTATGCGTATCTCGATACAAATCAGAACGAGACGCTTGATTCGAACGAAGCGGTCGGCTCATATCCGGTCGTGACGAGCGAGCAAATCGGTGACGGAACCGTTGTCGTCGTCGGTGACCCCAGTCTGTTCATCAATACGATGCTCGACCAATCAGACAACCGGGCGTTCGCGCGTGCGCTTTTCACCTCCCATCAGCACGTCATCCTTGACTACTCACATACATCGAGTCTTCCCCCACTTGCCGTTGCCCTTCTCATCATCAGAAATTCAGCACTCCTCCAGTTCGTCGGTGGAGTACTCAGTACGCTCGCCATCCTCGGGGTTCTCCAGACGAACGTGATTAAGAGGCTGAAACAGCGGGTGAGTGGTACTCAATCATCCCGAGAGGGAGTGCAGGTAAGTGATAATGAGTTGGCCAACTGTCTCCGTGCCGAGCATCCAGATTGGGACGAGGAACGAATTCAACGAGTTGTGAACGCACGCCGAAACGAACCGAATAGGGACGCTGGAGAGAACTAA